One region of Trinickia violacea genomic DNA includes:
- a CDS encoding DegQ family serine endoprotease: MTNLSVRKFLAAAAVAVCLPLVPHSASAMPAANLPDFTDLVDKVGPAVVNIRTTTRVTSDNNSSRALPPGMDEGDMSEFFRRFFGIPLPQPGTPRGGNGGGGGGNSDNGGGSGGSDSPDNADAEQNSGVGSGFILSADGYVMTNAHVIDDADNIYVTLTDKREFKAKLIGVDDRTDVAVVKITANNLPTVTIGDSNKVRVGEWVVAIGSPFGLDNTVTAGIVSAKGRDTGDYLPFIQTDVAVNPGNSGGPLINMQGEVIGINSQIYSRTGGFMGISFAIPIDEAMRVADQLKATGKVTRGRIAVAIGEVTKDVADSLGLPKSQGALVSSVEPGGPADKAGVQPGDIILKFNGQPVDTATDLPRMVGDTKPGTKATITVWRKGQVRDLPITVVEMQSDKTAKADQGKKSPSPKERASNVLGIAVVDIPADQQKALKLRNGGVQVDVVDGPAARVGLQKGDIILRVGDTDISSAKQFDDVTARLDPQKMVAVLVRRGDNTQFVPIRPRTPAQK; this comes from the coding sequence ATGACGAATCTCTCGGTGCGCAAATTTCTCGCGGCCGCGGCCGTGGCAGTCTGTCTGCCGCTCGTGCCCCATTCGGCGTCGGCGATGCCGGCAGCCAATCTGCCCGATTTCACCGATCTCGTCGACAAGGTAGGGCCAGCCGTCGTCAACATCCGCACGACCACGCGCGTCACGAGCGACAACAACAGCTCCCGCGCGCTGCCGCCGGGCATGGACGAAGGTGACATGTCGGAGTTCTTCCGCCGCTTCTTCGGCATTCCGTTGCCGCAGCCAGGCACGCCCCGGGGCGGCAACGGCGGCGGTGGCGGCGGGAACAGCGACAACGGCGGCGGCAGCGGCGGTTCGGATTCGCCGGACAACGCCGATGCCGAGCAAAACAGCGGCGTCGGGTCGGGTTTCATCCTGTCGGCCGACGGCTACGTGATGACGAACGCCCACGTGATCGACGATGCCGACAACATCTACGTCACGCTGACCGACAAGCGCGAATTCAAGGCAAAGCTGATCGGCGTCGACGACCGGACGGACGTCGCGGTCGTCAAGATCACCGCCAACAACCTGCCGACCGTCACGATCGGCGATTCGAACAAGGTCCGAGTCGGCGAGTGGGTCGTCGCGATCGGCTCGCCGTTCGGGCTCGACAACACGGTCACGGCGGGCATCGTCAGCGCCAAGGGCCGCGACACCGGCGACTACCTGCCGTTCATCCAGACCGACGTCGCTGTGAACCCCGGCAACTCGGGCGGCCCGCTGATCAACATGCAGGGCGAAGTGATCGGCATCAACTCGCAGATCTATAGCCGTACCGGCGGCTTCATGGGCATTTCGTTCGCGATTCCGATCGACGAAGCGATGCGCGTCGCCGATCAGTTGAAAGCTACCGGCAAGGTGACGCGCGGGCGGATCGCGGTCGCGATTGGCGAAGTCACGAAGGATGTGGCCGATTCGCTCGGATTGCCGAAGTCGCAAGGCGCGCTCGTCTCCAGCGTCGAGCCGGGCGGTCCGGCGGACAAGGCAGGCGTGCAGCCGGGCGACATCATCCTCAAGTTCAACGGGCAGCCGGTCGATACGGCGACCGACCTGCCGCGCATGGTCGGCGACACGAAGCCCGGCACGAAGGCGACGATCACGGTTTGGCGCAAGGGGCAGGTGCGCGATCTGCCGATCACGGTCGTCGAGATGCAGAGCGATAAGACCGCGAAGGCAGACCAGGGCAAGAAGTCGCCGTCGCCGAAGGAGCGCGCAAGCAACGTGCTCGGCATCGCCGTGGTCGACATCCCGGCCGATCAGCAGAAGGCACTGAAGCTGCGCAACGGCGGCGTGCAAGTCGACGTCGTGGACGGGCCCGCAGCGCGCGTCGGTCTGCAGAAAGGCGACATCATCCTGCGCGTCGGCGATACCGACATCTCGAGCGCGAAGCAATTCGACGATGTCACCGCGCGTCTGGATCCGCAAAAGATGGTCGCGGTGCTCGTGCGACGCGGCGACAACACGCAGTTCGTGCCGATCCGGCCTCGGACCCCGGCGCAGAAATAA
- a CDS encoding MucB/RseB C-terminal domain-containing protein: protein MRNLRLNKTTVWGRLPVFLFCAAALLSVTPRVFAQASDSAVARKGAAEWLDRIHQAAQQENYEGTFVYQRGTFVQSSRISHYATRSDGEFEQLESLDGKPRKLLRHNDELYTFVPERRLCVIEKRQNKDSFPALLGTNADQVLTVYDPKVLGPDRVAGIDATVMELDPKDSYRFAYKLWADAKTGLLLRAQTLDSSGQVLEQISFTQLRIGGPAEKASIAAGIRNTTGWTLVRPPVEPVDMEAQGWQMTPPVAGFKKIRELRRPMAARDAGDPPIPVDQAVFSDGLSAISIFIEPAEKNSRKEGTGSSGATHVLVKRYGDYWITLLGEVPQTTLQQFASAIEYKAPK from the coding sequence ATGCGGAACCTGCGGTTGAACAAGACCACTGTTTGGGGGCGGCTGCCGGTATTTCTGTTCTGTGCCGCCGCATTGTTGTCCGTCACGCCGCGGGTATTCGCGCAAGCCAGCGATTCGGCGGTCGCCCGCAAGGGAGCCGCAGAGTGGCTTGATCGAATCCATCAGGCTGCGCAGCAGGAAAATTACGAAGGCACCTTCGTCTATCAGCGCGGCACGTTCGTGCAATCGTCGCGCATCTCGCATTACGCAACGCGCAGCGACGGCGAGTTCGAGCAGCTCGAAAGCCTCGACGGCAAGCCGCGTAAGCTGCTGCGCCATAACGACGAGCTTTACACCTTCGTTCCGGAGCGGCGTCTGTGCGTGATCGAGAAGCGCCAGAACAAGGATTCGTTTCCCGCGCTGCTCGGCACGAACGCCGACCAGGTCCTGACCGTCTACGATCCGAAGGTGCTCGGCCCTGACCGCGTGGCGGGCATCGACGCCACGGTCATGGAACTCGATCCCAAGGATAGCTATCGCTTCGCCTACAAACTCTGGGCGGACGCCAAGACGGGCCTGCTGCTGCGCGCGCAAACGCTCGATTCGAGCGGGCAGGTGCTGGAGCAGATCTCGTTTACGCAACTGCGCATCGGCGGGCCGGCCGAGAAGGCATCGATCGCCGCCGGCATCCGCAATACGACGGGCTGGACCCTCGTGCGGCCGCCGGTCGAACCGGTCGACATGGAAGCGCAAGGCTGGCAAATGACGCCGCCCGTGGCAGGTTTCAAAAAGATTCGCGAATTGCGCAGGCCGATGGCCGCGCGCGACGCCGGCGATCCGCCGATTCCGGTCGATCAGGCCGTGTTCTCGGACGGCCTCTCGGCCATCTCCATCTTCATCGAGCCGGCCGAAAAGAACTCACGTAAAGAAGGGACGGGCAGCAGCGGGGCGACACATGTCCTGGTCAAGCGGTACGGCGACTACTGGATCACGTTGCTTGGCGAAGTTCCGCAAACAACCTTGCAGCAGTTTGCGTCTGCCATAGAATACAAGGCTCCCAAGTAA
- a CDS encoding glutaredoxin family protein, whose amino-acid sequence MDASRAPRLTLYGRAWCHLCDDMRAELEPLLAEFGAQVTLVDVDTDPVLEALYNELVPVLVCEGVELCHYRLDAARVRAALAIRAARI is encoded by the coding sequence ATGGATGCATCGCGCGCGCCACGGCTGACGTTGTACGGGCGCGCGTGGTGTCATCTGTGCGACGACATGCGTGCCGAACTCGAGCCGCTCTTGGCGGAGTTCGGCGCGCAGGTCACCCTGGTCGACGTCGATACCGACCCGGTGCTCGAGGCGCTTTATAACGAGCTGGTGCCGGTGCTGGTGTGCGAAGGCGTCGAGTTGTGCCACTACCGGCTCGATGCGGCGCGCGTGCGTGCCGCGCTTGCGATTCGGGCCGCGCGGATTTGA
- a CDS encoding sigma-E factor negative regulatory protein, giving the protein MSEESGEHHAIGGESLARYDLSAFVDGESLGEVEGFGSHFSELNGEDRTAWSSYHLIGDALRSDDLAVSPATSSAFLAGFAARLEAEPHVLAPAALPASKKPLSALRRRVVPVFAVAAAAATLTWIVVPQLQRVDGTTGGVQMASAGSDGVQRVAMASVPTGATRPAQDMNIIRDASLDQYLEAHQQFAQQPVVPGSMPLIRAAAVTTQGQ; this is encoded by the coding sequence GTGTCGGAAGAATCGGGCGAGCATCATGCGATTGGCGGTGAGTCGCTGGCGCGCTACGACTTATCCGCTTTTGTCGACGGTGAGTCGCTGGGCGAAGTCGAGGGTTTTGGCAGTCACTTCTCCGAATTGAACGGCGAAGATCGCACTGCGTGGTCGAGCTACCACCTGATCGGCGACGCGCTGCGTTCCGATGACCTGGCGGTGAGCCCGGCAACGAGCAGCGCGTTTCTCGCGGGCTTCGCCGCTCGCCTGGAAGCCGAGCCGCATGTGCTCGCGCCTGCGGCGCTGCCGGCTTCGAAGAAGCCGCTATCGGCGCTGCGCCGCCGCGTCGTTCCGGTGTTCGCCGTTGCCGCCGCAGCTGCAACGCTGACCTGGATCGTCGTGCCGCAACTGCAGCGTGTCGACGGTACGACGGGCGGCGTGCAGATGGCGTCGGCCGGGTCGGATGGCGTGCAGAGAGTTGCGATGGCGTCCGTGCCGACGGGCGCGACGCGTCCCGCGCAAGACATGAACATCATCCGCGACGCAAGCCTCGATCAATACCTCGAAGCGCATCAGCAGTTTGCTCAACAGCCTGTGGTGCCGGGCTCGATGCCGCTGATCCGCGCCGCTGCCGTTACTACGCAAGGCCAATAG